One genomic region from Kiloniellales bacterium encodes:
- a CDS encoding MaoC family dehydratase — MHEGHGYFLEELSVGMSESFTKQVSDQDIIGFANVSGDTNPVHLEDDFARQTRFRERIAHGLLSASFISAVLGTRLPGPGCIYLSQNLKFRAPVRIGDTVTAKATITAIDPEKGKIDLETVCTVGDKVVIDGQAQLLVSKRAAVDRVA; from the coding sequence ATGCACGAGGGGCACGGCTACTTCCTGGAGGAGCTCTCCGTGGGCATGAGCGAGAGCTTCACCAAGCAGGTCAGCGACCAGGACATCATCGGCTTCGCGAACGTCTCCGGGGACACCAATCCGGTTCACCTCGAAGACGACTTCGCCCGGCAGACCCGCTTCAGGGAACGAATCGCCCACGGCCTGCTTTCGGCCAGCTTCATCTCCGCCGTCCTGGGTACCCGGCTGCCCGGCCCCGGCTGCATCTACCTGAGCCAGAACCTGAAGTTCCGGGCGCCGGTGCGGATCGGCGACACGGTGACCGCCAAGGCGACCATCACCGCCATCGACCCGGAGAAGGGCAAGATCGACCTCGAGACCGTGTGCACGGTGGGCGACAAGGTCGTGATCGACGGCCAGGCGCAGCTCCTGGTGTCCAAGCGCGCGGCCGTCGACCGGGTCGCGTAG